A window of the Microbacterium sp. LWH13-1.2 genome harbors these coding sequences:
- a CDS encoding ATP-dependent helicase, producing the protein MSDVLDRFTPATQDWFRGAFPAPTPAQAGAWNAISAGKHALVVAPTGSGKTLSAFLWAIDSVFRERTASIERTGTNERAGKKESAGKKERKTDREKDDSRTRILYISPLKALGVDVERNLRSPLIGIGQSARRLGVEAPAVTVGVRSGDTTSSDRRKLVADPPDILITTPESLYLMLTSRAGETLRDVHTVIIDEVHAVAATKRGAHLAVSLERLDALRRSHGHEVAAQRIGLSATVRPIDEVARFLGGAAPVEIVAPPASKTFELGVVVPMDDMTNPPPPPGAPTDAGDAADAEYTEVTGSVWPHVEEAIVDRILQNKSTIVFSNSRRLAERLTGRLNEIYSERIGVVLPEASVPAAMMAQAGATAGADPVLAKAHHGSVSKEQRAQVEEELKSGVLRCVVATSSLELGIDMGAVDLVIQVEAPPSAASGLQRVGRAGHQVGEISRAALFPKHRGDVLHTAIVTERMLAGKIEAIQVPRNPLDILAQQTVAASALGEIGVEEWFETVRRSAPFQSLPRSAYEATLDLLAGRFPSDEFAELRPRLVWDRDAGTLTGRPGAQRIAVTSGGTIPDRGLFGVFVAGESTGARVGELDEEMVYESRVGDVFTLGTTSWRIAEITHDRVNVIPAYGQPGKVPFWHGDGIGRPFELGEALGRFSREVSAATPEKAAQRLIEAGLDEQARMNLMAHLTEQREATGTLPTDRTLTVERGHDEVGDWRVILHSPYGMKVHAPWALAINARIRERLGVEGSAVASDDGIIVRIPDAEAEPPGAELFVFDPDELEQLVTQEVGGSALFASRFRECAARALLMPRMNPNKRTPLWQQRQRSAQLLEVARRHPTFPVILETLREVLQDVYDLPSLRKLAVSIADRRIRLIETQPSQPSPYARDLLFGYVGAFMYEGDSPLAERRAAALSVDPALLGELLGTVELRELLDPDVIAQFEREAQRLDPERRARGLEGVADLLRMLGPMDAAEIDARLDPETGSGSEHLDALIAARRAIPVTVAGTTRVAAIEDAGRLRDALGAALPTGIPVAFLEPLADPLGDLIARYARTHGPFTTDAVAARFGLGAAVARHTLQRLEHSGRLTSGYFLPEASGSGNETEWCDTEVLRRLRMRSLAAIRGSVEPVSPEAYARFLPDWQHLGRPLEGLDGVLTVIEQFAGVPIPASAWESLVLPSRVRDYSPALLDELTAAGEVIWSGHGTLPGRDGWVSLHPADLAPFTLPEPDDEIAADSLEARVLAALEAGGAYFAAQLKDMVAAENEQSVLEALWALTWAGRVTNDTFAPIRSLLAGGSQAHRVARRAPRTRAYRGMSLARTAPRPTSIGGRWSLLPSVETDAARRATVTAGLLLDRYGVVTRGAVQAEGVPGGFAQTYRVLAGFEEAGHCRRGYVIERLGAAQFAASATVDRLRTFAGLADPPPRKAVTLAATDPANPYGAALGWPKRDDVSHRPGRKAGGLVVLVDGSLVLYLERGGRTVLCFTDDADVLRAAATDLATTARARRLDTLTVEKVNGEGVYGTELALALQEAGFVATPRGYTLRKAI; encoded by the coding sequence ATGAGCGACGTGCTCGACCGCTTCACCCCTGCCACGCAAGACTGGTTCCGGGGTGCCTTTCCCGCACCCACGCCAGCCCAGGCAGGAGCCTGGAACGCGATCTCGGCGGGAAAGCATGCACTCGTCGTCGCACCCACCGGCTCCGGCAAGACCCTCTCGGCATTCCTCTGGGCGATCGACAGCGTGTTCCGCGAGCGCACGGCGAGCATCGAACGCACGGGGACGAATGAGCGCGCCGGGAAGAAAGAGTCCGCAGGCAAGAAGGAGCGGAAGACCGACCGGGAGAAAGACGACTCCCGCACCCGCATCCTCTACATCTCGCCGTTGAAGGCGCTCGGCGTCGACGTCGAGCGCAACCTGCGATCGCCCCTCATCGGCATCGGGCAGTCAGCACGGCGCCTCGGCGTCGAGGCCCCGGCGGTGACGGTCGGAGTGCGCTCGGGCGACACGACATCGAGCGATCGCCGCAAGCTCGTGGCCGATCCCCCCGACATCCTCATCACGACCCCCGAGTCGCTCTACCTGATGCTCACGAGCCGCGCGGGCGAGACCCTGCGCGACGTGCATACAGTCATCATCGACGAGGTGCACGCGGTCGCCGCGACCAAACGGGGGGCCCACCTCGCGGTGAGCCTCGAACGACTCGACGCACTGCGCCGCTCGCACGGCCACGAAGTCGCCGCACAGCGCATCGGGCTGTCGGCGACGGTGCGCCCGATCGATGAGGTCGCGCGCTTCCTCGGCGGCGCCGCCCCGGTCGAGATCGTCGCCCCGCCCGCATCGAAGACGTTCGAGCTCGGTGTCGTGGTGCCGATGGACGACATGACGAACCCGCCGCCGCCTCCCGGCGCGCCGACGGATGCCGGCGACGCCGCCGACGCCGAGTACACGGAGGTCACCGGGTCCGTCTGGCCGCATGTGGAGGAGGCGATCGTCGATCGCATCCTGCAGAACAAATCGACCATCGTGTTCTCGAACTCGCGCCGCCTCGCCGAGCGTCTCACCGGACGACTGAACGAGATCTACTCCGAGCGCATCGGCGTCGTGCTTCCCGAGGCATCGGTGCCCGCGGCCATGATGGCCCAGGCCGGCGCCACCGCCGGTGCCGACCCCGTGCTCGCCAAGGCCCACCACGGCTCGGTGTCGAAGGAGCAGCGCGCCCAGGTCGAGGAGGAACTCAAATCGGGCGTGCTGCGCTGCGTCGTCGCGACGAGCAGTCTCGAGCTCGGCATCGACATGGGCGCGGTCGATCTCGTGATCCAGGTCGAGGCGCCGCCGTCAGCGGCATCCGGGCTGCAGCGCGTCGGACGAGCGGGCCACCAGGTCGGCGAGATCAGCCGCGCGGCGCTCTTTCCGAAGCACCGCGGCGACGTGCTGCACACCGCGATCGTCACCGAGCGGATGCTGGCGGGCAAGATCGAGGCGATCCAGGTGCCTCGCAATCCGCTCGACATCCTCGCCCAGCAGACCGTGGCGGCCAGCGCCCTCGGCGAGATCGGCGTCGAGGAGTGGTTCGAGACCGTGCGGCGCTCCGCACCCTTCCAGTCCCTCCCCCGGTCGGCGTACGAGGCAACCCTCGACCTGCTCGCCGGGCGCTTTCCCTCTGACGAGTTCGCCGAACTGCGCCCGCGTCTCGTCTGGGACAGAGACGCCGGCACCCTCACCGGACGGCCCGGCGCACAGCGCATCGCCGTCACCAGCGGCGGTACGATCCCCGACCGCGGACTCTTCGGCGTCTTCGTCGCGGGCGAGTCGACCGGTGCCCGCGTCGGTGAGCTCGATGAGGAGATGGTCTACGAGTCCCGCGTCGGCGACGTGTTCACACTCGGCACGACGAGCTGGCGGATCGCCGAGATCACTCACGACAGGGTCAACGTCATCCCCGCCTACGGGCAGCCGGGCAAAGTGCCGTTCTGGCATGGCGACGGCATCGGCCGTCCGTTCGAGCTGGGAGAGGCCCTCGGCAGGTTCTCGCGCGAGGTGTCGGCGGCGACACCCGAGAAGGCGGCGCAGCGGCTGATCGAGGCAGGACTCGACGAGCAGGCGCGGATGAACCTCATGGCGCACCTGACCGAGCAGCGCGAGGCGACGGGCACCCTGCCGACCGACCGCACTCTCACGGTCGAACGCGGCCACGACGAGGTCGGCGACTGGCGGGTCATCTTGCATTCCCCATACGGCATGAAGGTGCACGCGCCGTGGGCGCTCGCGATCAACGCGCGCATCCGCGAGCGCCTCGGAGTCGAGGGCTCGGCCGTGGCGAGCGATGACGGCATCATCGTGCGCATTCCGGATGCCGAGGCCGAACCGCCCGGGGCCGAGCTGTTCGTATTCGACCCCGACGAGCTCGAGCAGCTGGTCACGCAGGAGGTCGGCGGATCCGCGCTGTTCGCCTCCCGGTTCCGCGAGTGCGCGGCCCGCGCCCTCCTGATGCCGCGGATGAATCCGAACAAGCGCACACCGCTCTGGCAGCAGCGCCAGAGGTCGGCGCAGCTGCTCGAGGTGGCCCGGCGGCATCCGACCTTCCCGGTGATCCTCGAGACTCTCCGCGAGGTGCTGCAGGACGTCTACGACCTTCCGTCGCTGCGCAAGCTCGCGGTGTCGATCGCCGACCGCCGCATCCGACTGATCGAGACCCAGCCGTCGCAGCCCTCGCCCTACGCACGCGACCTGCTGTTCGGCTACGTGGGCGCGTTCATGTACGAGGGCGATTCGCCGCTCGCCGAACGCCGTGCGGCCGCGCTGTCGGTCGACCCTGCGCTTCTCGGCGAGCTGCTCGGCACAGTCGAGCTGCGCGAGCTCCTCGACCCCGACGTCATCGCCCAGTTCGAGCGCGAGGCGCAGCGGCTCGACCCCGAGCGGCGCGCTCGCGGGCTCGAGGGCGTCGCCGACCTGCTGCGGATGCTCGGCCCCATGGACGCGGCCGAGATCGACGCGCGCCTCGACCCCGAGACGGGTTCGGGCTCCGAGCACCTCGACGCGCTGATCGCCGCACGACGCGCGATCCCGGTCACGGTCGCCGGTACCACCAGGGTCGCCGCGATCGAAGACGCCGGCCGGTTGCGCGATGCGCTCGGCGCGGCGCTGCCCACCGGCATCCCGGTCGCGTTCCTCGAACCCCTCGCCGACCCGCTCGGTGACCTCATCGCGCGCTACGCGCGCACGCACGGTCCGTTCACGACGGATGCCGTCGCTGCGCGCTTCGGGCTCGGCGCCGCCGTCGCGCGCCACACCCTCCAACGACTCGAGCACTCGGGCCGCCTCACCAGCGGCTACTTCCTTCCCGAGGCCTCAGGCTCCGGCAACGAGACCGAATGGTGCGACACCGAAGTGCTGCGCCGCCTGCGGATGCGGTCGCTCGCCGCGATCCGCGGCAGCGTCGAACCCGTCTCGCCCGAGGCGTATGCGCGCTTCCTGCCCGACTGGCAGCATTTGGGACGCCCTTTGGAAGGACTCGACGGCGTCCTCACCGTGATCGAGCAGTTCGCCGGCGTTCCGATCCCCGCCAGCGCCTGGGAGTCCCTGGTCCTGCCGTCACGCGTGCGCGACTACTCCCCCGCCCTGCTCGATGAGCTGACCGCTGCGGGCGAGGTCATCTGGTCGGGACACGGCACGCTGCCGGGCCGCGACGGCTGGGTGTCGCTGCACCCCGCCGACCTCGCCCCCTTCACCCTCCCCGAACCCGACGACGAGATCGCTGCGGATTCTCTCGAGGCGCGAGTGCTCGCGGCGCTCGAGGCCGGCGGCGCCTACTTCGCGGCACAGCTCAAAGACATGGTCGCTGCCGAGAACGAGCAGTCCGTCCTCGAAGCACTGTGGGCGCTCACCTGGGCAGGACGAGTGACGAACGACACCTTCGCTCCGATCAGGTCACTGCTCGCGGGAGGGTCGCAGGCACATCGGGTCGCCCGCCGGGCCCCGCGCACGCGTGCCTATCGGGGCATGTCGCTCGCCCGCACAGCACCGCGTCCGACCTCCATCGGCGGACGCTGGTCGCTGCTCCCCTCCGTCGAGACGGATGCTGCTCGTCGAGCCACCGTGACCGCCGGACTGCTCCTCGACCGCTACGGAGTCGTCACGCGCGGAGCGGTGCAGGCCGAGGGCGTACCCGGCGGCTTCGCCCAGACGTATCGGGTGCTCGCCGGTTTCGAGGAGGCGGGGCACTGCCGGCGTGGCTACGTGATCGAGCGACTCGGGGCGGCGCAGTTCGCGGCATCCGCCACGGTCGACCGTCTTCGCACCTTCGCAGGCCTCGCGGATCCTCCTCCGCGCAAGGCGGTGACACTCGCCGCGACCGACCCCGCCAACCCCTACGGTGCCGCGCTCGGATGGCCCAAGCGCGACGACGTGTCGCACCGCCCCGGCCGAAAGGCGGGCGGCCTGGTCGTGCTCGTCGACGGATCACTCGTTCTCTATCTCGAACGCGGCGGGCGCACGGTGCTGTGCTTCACCGACGACGCCGATGTGCTGCGGGCCGCTGCGACGGACCTGGCCACGACTGCGCGTGCACGACGTCTCGACACCCTCACGGTCGAGAAGGTCAACGGCGAAGGCGTCTATGGCACCGAACTCGCGCTGGCGCTGCAGGAGGCGGGGTTCGTGGCGACGCCTCGCGGCTACACGCTCCGCAAGGCGATCTGA
- a CDS encoding EI24 domain-containing protein: protein MIREFFDGVRTLLRGFGTWRRRPGLMALGLVPGVIAAIVLLAGLIPLALSLGPISDMLTPFADGWIPAWRSALRAAVGIVVFVAALALASAVFSALALAIGDPFYQRIWRAVETDLGDAPATDGGGFWMAVGEGLRLVLLGILIALFVLLLGLVPLVGGFVAAVAGVVLSGRMLARELTGRAFDARDLSPADRAALFRGSRARVLGFGVATQLCFLIPGGAVAVMPAAVAGATALARTMLQRTALQQVAHATPPPPAPGSSTAPLPPPPASGATPAPLLPPPQSAPPQAAPPRPGPGRA from the coding sequence ATGATCCGGGAGTTCTTCGACGGCGTCCGCACCCTGCTTCGCGGCTTCGGCACGTGGCGGCGGCGTCCAGGCCTCATGGCACTGGGACTCGTTCCCGGCGTCATCGCGGCCATCGTCCTGCTCGCGGGGCTCATCCCCCTCGCTCTCTCGCTCGGCCCGATCTCCGACATGCTGACGCCGTTCGCCGACGGCTGGATCCCCGCGTGGCGTTCCGCGCTCCGGGCAGCCGTCGGCATCGTCGTCTTCGTCGCCGCACTCGCACTCGCGAGCGCCGTGTTCAGCGCTCTCGCCTTGGCGATCGGCGACCCGTTCTATCAGCGCATCTGGCGAGCCGTCGAGACGGATCTCGGCGACGCCCCCGCCACGGACGGCGGCGGCTTCTGGATGGCGGTGGGCGAAGGCCTCCGCCTGGTGCTGCTCGGCATCCTGATCGCGCTCTTCGTGCTGCTCCTGGGGCTCGTGCCTCTCGTGGGCGGTTTCGTGGCCGCGGTCGCCGGTGTCGTGCTCTCGGGACGGATGCTGGCACGCGAGCTCACGGGCCGTGCCTTCGACGCCCGCGATCTCTCGCCCGCCGACCGCGCCGCGTTGTTCCGAGGCAGCAGGGCGCGGGTGCTCGGGTTCGGCGTCGCGACGCAGCTGTGCTTCCTGATCCCCGGCGGTGCTGTCGCGGTGATGCCGGCGGCCGTGGCCGGAGCGACGGCCCTCGCCCGCACCATGCTGCAGCGCACAGCACTGCAGCAGGTCGCACACGCGACTCCGCCGCCGCCCGCGCCGGGCTCCAGTACCGCGCCGCTCCCCCCGCCTCCCGCATCGGGCGCCACCCCCGCACCGCTGCTCCCGCCGCCGCAGTCAGCTCCGCCGCAGGCCGCTCCGCCGCGTCCCGGACCAGGGCGCGCCTGA
- a CDS encoding DNA-formamidopyrimidine glycosylase family protein, producing MPEGDTVFRAARRLDEALVGGEVTRFDLRVPRFATLDLTGQPIHSSIARGKHLLLRIGDSTLHSHLRMDGAWLVYRAGEKWRHPAFKVRAIVGTAQREAVGIDLAEIEVVPTRDEDELVGYLGPDPLGPDWDAAEAARRLGADTRSIHVALLDQRNVAGFGNEYAAELLFLRGILPTTPTPEVDVAALLDLGVRTIRANRDRRHRTFTGVDRPGQGTWVYGRAGRPCRRCGTLIRRGEQGADPTRERITFWCPVCQR from the coding sequence ATGCCCGAGGGCGACACCGTCTTCCGCGCGGCCAGACGTCTCGACGAGGCCCTGGTCGGCGGCGAGGTCACCCGTTTCGACCTGCGAGTCCCCCGCTTCGCGACCCTCGATCTGACGGGCCAGCCGATCCACTCGTCGATCGCGCGGGGCAAGCACCTGCTGCTGCGCATCGGCGACAGCACCTTGCATTCCCATCTGCGCATGGATGGCGCGTGGCTCGTCTACCGCGCGGGCGAGAAATGGCGGCATCCGGCGTTCAAGGTGCGGGCGATCGTCGGAACAGCCCAGCGCGAGGCCGTGGGCATCGACCTCGCCGAGATCGAGGTCGTGCCGACCCGCGACGAAGACGAGCTCGTCGGATATCTGGGCCCCGACCCGCTCGGTCCGGACTGGGATGCGGCCGAGGCAGCGCGACGACTGGGCGCAGACACCCGCAGCATCCACGTCGCCCTGCTCGATCAGCGGAACGTCGCCGGATTCGGCAATGAATACGCAGCGGAACTCCTTTTCCTCCGCGGAATCCTGCCGACGACGCCCACCCCTGAGGTCGACGTCGCAGCCCTCCTCGACCTCGGCGTGCGCACGATCCGCGCCAATCGGGACCGCCGACATCGCACCTTCACAGGGGTCGATCGTCCCGGGCAGGGAACCTGGGTCTACGGCCGCGCCGGGCGCCCCTGCAGGCGGTGCGGAACCCTCATCCGCCGCGGTGAACAGGGCGCGGACCCGACTCGAGAACGCATCACATTCTGGTGCCCTGTCTGCCAGCGCTGA
- a CDS encoding DapH/DapD/GlmU-related protein translates to MGKNYVDIENDQGATLRYRKHANGRGLVAHGAKVHPKAHIEAGAYIEPGARIGAGATIARGAWIEPDAVIGEGAHVDAHAHIGQGAAVGDGAHIGVRTEVGAGARIVRGARIGDDETVAAGLTVATNQKGLWLAA, encoded by the coding sequence GTGGGCAAGAACTACGTCGACATCGAGAACGACCAGGGCGCGACGCTGCGGTATCGCAAGCACGCCAATGGCCGCGGTCTCGTCGCGCATGGCGCGAAGGTCCATCCGAAGGCGCACATCGAAGCGGGCGCGTACATCGAACCCGGCGCGCGCATCGGCGCAGGGGCGACCATCGCCCGCGGCGCCTGGATCGAACCGGATGCCGTGATCGGCGAGGGTGCGCACGTCGACGCGCACGCACACATCGGGCAGGGTGCCGCCGTCGGTGACGGCGCGCACATCGGCGTCCGCACCGAGGTCGGAGCCGGAGCACGCATCGTCCGCGGCGCGCGCATCGGCGACGACGAGACGGTGGCGGCCGGACTGACCGTCGCCACCAACCAGAAGGGGCTCTGGCTCGCAGCCTGA
- a CDS encoding LysR family transcriptional regulator substrate-binding protein encodes MATQGRRPAGRAGKGSPVRRNRAAPAQRFPPPQPPKKTAKVVFDAPEAEPEEPRTFRLGVVPGATPGKWIDAWKRRMPHVPLELVPIEVAAQSEVIRDLDAAIVRLPLEDDSLHLITLYDEVPVVVASVESHLLAADELTLADLAGEVVMTPVDDPLGPLDIPGAVAPRFAPLPVADAIVTAAAGTGIVIVPMSLARLHHRKDVGQRPLVDGPVSTVALAWRREHTTPDVETFIGIVRGRTTNSSR; translated from the coding sequence ATGGCGACTCAGGGACGACGACCGGCTGGACGCGCCGGCAAGGGTTCGCCCGTGCGCCGCAACAGGGCAGCACCGGCGCAGCGCTTCCCGCCTCCCCAGCCGCCGAAGAAGACCGCCAAGGTGGTCTTCGATGCCCCTGAGGCCGAGCCCGAGGAGCCCCGCACCTTCCGCCTCGGCGTCGTGCCCGGAGCCACGCCCGGCAAGTGGATCGACGCGTGGAAGCGCCGGATGCCCCATGTGCCGCTCGAGCTCGTGCCGATCGAGGTCGCGGCCCAGTCGGAGGTCATCCGTGACCTCGACGCGGCGATCGTGCGTCTGCCTCTGGAGGACGACTCGCTGCACCTGATCACGCTGTACGACGAGGTGCCCGTCGTCGTGGCGTCCGTCGAGTCTCACCTGCTCGCGGCCGACGAGCTGACCCTCGCGGATCTCGCCGGCGAGGTCGTGATGACCCCGGTCGACGATCCGCTCGGTCCTCTCGACATCCCCGGCGCCGTCGCGCCGCGCTTCGCGCCGCTTCCGGTGGCCGACGCCATCGTGACCGCGGCCGCCGGCACGGGTATCGTGATCGTCCCGATGTCTCTGGCCCGGCTGCATCATCGCAAGGATGTGGGCCAACGCCCGCTCGTCGACGGACCGGTGTCGACCGTCGCGCTCGCCTGGCGGCGCGAGCACACGACCCCCGATGTCGAGACCTTCATCGGGATCGTCCGCGGGCGCACCACGAACTCGTCACGGTGA
- a CDS encoding GMP synthase: MVSLLYVCVRPELGAADAEHASFRRALGVDVVDRLDLLTERLDPARLARYSGVVVGGSPFNVSDEHKSPVQLRVEADLEQIARQSIAGEIAAFFTCFSIGVVTRMLGGEVTSDTPESASATVISTTAAGAVDPVFGPSAPALTVFTAHKESAAAVPDGAVLLATNDTCPVQAYRVGTHLYTAQFHPEPTPRDFADRMTFYRTTGYFDPDEFDLVQGQVLSASVTEGAALLRRFAQTFATA; this comes from the coding sequence GTGGTCTCGCTTCTCTATGTCTGTGTGCGCCCCGAACTCGGGGCGGCGGATGCCGAGCACGCCTCGTTCCGACGGGCGCTCGGCGTCGACGTCGTCGACCGCCTCGATCTGCTCACCGAGCGTCTCGATCCCGCCCGCCTCGCACGCTACAGCGGCGTCGTGGTCGGCGGCTCGCCCTTCAACGTGAGCGACGAGCACAAGTCCCCGGTGCAGCTGCGGGTCGAGGCCGACCTCGAGCAGATCGCCCGACAGTCGATCGCCGGCGAGATCGCGGCCTTCTTCACGTGTTTCAGCATCGGCGTCGTGACGCGGATGCTCGGCGGCGAGGTCACCTCGGACACCCCGGAGTCCGCGAGCGCCACCGTGATCTCGACGACCGCCGCGGGCGCCGTCGATCCGGTCTTCGGGCCGAGCGCCCCCGCGCTCACCGTCTTCACGGCACACAAGGAGAGCGCTGCCGCCGTGCCCGATGGCGCAGTGCTGCTCGCCACGAACGACACCTGTCCGGTGCAGGCGTACCGCGTGGGCACGCACCTCTACACGGCGCAGTTCCACCCCGAGCCCACTCCACGTGACTTCGCCGACCGCATGACGTTCTACCGCACCACCGGCTATTTCGACCCCGACGAGTTCGACCTCGTGCAGGGCCAGGTGCTCTCGGCATCCGTCACCGAGGGCGCAGCGCTCCTGCGCCGGTTCGCGCAGACGTTCGCCACGGCCTAG
- a CDS encoding glutaminase, whose product MTTASALLTQAVTDLAGLPKEGLGEERDSRWRGQRIVRVGEAWHLGVLLLTETHALATAEVLRAADPGRRGYTAESARERAARRALALRGGFGEGEIAHIGWTVIDVDAVDAGGESGPLKMIEGVPSVHWSTAGGWMPLEAYLRERVELLRG is encoded by the coding sequence GTGACGACGGCATCCGCACTGCTCACGCAGGCCGTGACCGACCTGGCAGGACTGCCCAAGGAAGGGCTCGGCGAGGAGCGGGATTCGCGCTGGCGTGGCCAGCGGATCGTCCGGGTCGGCGAGGCCTGGCACCTCGGAGTGCTGCTGCTCACCGAAACCCACGCGCTCGCGACTGCCGAGGTACTGCGCGCCGCCGATCCCGGTCGGCGCGGCTACACGGCGGAGTCCGCACGCGAGCGCGCCGCGCGGCGGGCACTCGCGCTGCGCGGAGGGTTCGGAGAGGGCGAGATCGCGCACATCGGCTGGACGGTGATCGATGTGGATGCCGTCGACGCGGGCGGCGAGTCCGGGCCGCTGAAGATGATCGAGGGCGTGCCGTCGGTGCACTGGAGCACCGCAGGAGGATGGATGCCGTTGGAGGCGTACCTGCGCGAGCGGGTGGAGCTGCTCCGGGGCTAG
- a CDS encoding cation:proton antiporter, whose protein sequence is MNAGDLGLVLIPLLAVAAPLLARGIRPVVRVPIIVFELVLGILAGPAVLGWVEPTGILEKLSDFGLALLFFVAGSEIDFRAVAGRPLARASIGWVISVVLGLVIGFALAPGEGTVVIAIALSSTALGTLMPILRDAKETDTPFGRAVTVIGATGEFLPLIAISLFLSTRTTPLATAVLLAFVVLAGLAVFMAHRVSHGRLHAFVRATLHTSDQFGVRFVLLLVAALVGLSVMLDLDMLLGAFVAGAIWRIIMARAPKKDAEAMETKIEAIAFGFLVPIFFLYTGVNFDLEALVTSSSAMLMLPLFLGALLVLRGATAQLSAPPGATAKDRTALGLLAATGLPIIVAVTAIGVDHDMIDTGTAAALVGAGMLSVLLFPLIGMLIRGDAAVLVAPKPVRDIPQGEL, encoded by the coding sequence GTGAACGCGGGCGATCTCGGACTGGTGCTGATCCCGCTGCTCGCCGTGGCAGCGCCGCTGCTCGCGCGCGGCATCCGCCCCGTCGTCCGCGTGCCGATCATCGTCTTCGAGCTCGTCCTCGGGATCCTCGCGGGCCCGGCCGTGCTCGGCTGGGTCGAGCCGACGGGCATCCTCGAGAAGCTCAGCGACTTCGGTCTGGCGCTGCTGTTCTTCGTCGCAGGGTCGGAGATCGACTTCCGGGCTGTGGCCGGCAGGCCGCTGGCGCGCGCCTCGATCGGGTGGGTCATCAGTGTGGTCCTGGGCCTCGTCATCGGGTTCGCGCTCGCTCCGGGCGAGGGGACGGTCGTGATCGCGATCGCCCTCAGTTCCACCGCGCTCGGCACCCTGATGCCGATCCTGCGCGACGCGAAGGAGACCGACACCCCGTTCGGCCGCGCGGTCACGGTGATCGGCGCGACCGGTGAGTTCCTGCCGCTGATCGCGATCTCGCTCTTCCTCAGCACCCGCACCACTCCTCTCGCCACGGCGGTGCTGCTCGCCTTCGTGGTTCTCGCGGGTCTCGCGGTGTTCATGGCGCACCGGGTGTCGCACGGGCGTCTGCACGCATTCGTGCGCGCGACGCTGCACACCTCCGACCAGTTCGGCGTGAGATTCGTGCTGCTGCTGGTCGCCGCCCTCGTCGGCCTCAGCGTCATGCTCGATCTCGACATGCTCCTCGGTGCCTTCGTCGCCGGTGCGATCTGGCGGATCATCATGGCCAGGGCCCCGAAGAAGGATGCCGAGGCGATGGAGACGAAGATCGAGGCGATCGCCTTCGGCTTCCTGGTGCCGATCTTCTTCCTCTACACCGGTGTGAACTTCGACCTCGAAGCGCTCGTGACCTCCTCGTCGGCGATGCTGATGCTGCCCCTGTTCCTCGGAGCGCTGCTCGTGCTCCGCGGGGCGACCGCGCAGCTCTCCGCGCCACCCGGCGCGACCGCGAAAGACCGCACCGCACTCGGACTGCTGGCCGCCACCGGCCTGCCGATCATCGTCGCCGTGACGGCGATCGGCGTGGACCACGACATGATCGATACCGGCACCGCGGCAGCTCTCGTCGGGGCGGGGATGCTGTCGGTGCTCCTGTTCCCGCTGATCGGCATGCTGATCCGCGGCGACGCGGCCGTGCTCGTCGCCCCGAAGCCGGTGCGAGACATACCCCAAGGAGAGTTGTGA
- the purU gene encoding formyltetrahydrofolate deformylase produces the protein MSQPDTARLLIACDDQPGIVAAVAGVLAAHGANIISLDQHSTDSEGGRFFQRTVIHLPGLAAARVALEADLAQVGERFGMEWSLHDTARRKRVAIFVSKYDHCLMELLWRTQRGQLDIDITMVVSNHPDLAESVRSFGVPFVHIPSGDKQAMEQRQLELLRGNVDLVVLARYMQILTDGFIEGLGAPVINIHHSFLPAFIGANPYARAKDRGVKLIGATAHYATADLDEGPIIEQDVTRVTHSESAADLQSRGADVERLVLARAVQWHAEDRVIVHGRSTVIL, from the coding sequence ATGTCTCAGCCCGACACCGCCCGCCTGCTCATCGCCTGCGACGACCAGCCCGGCATCGTCGCCGCCGTCGCCGGCGTGCTCGCAGCCCACGGCGCGAACATCATCTCGCTCGACCAGCACTCGACCGACTCCGAGGGCGGTCGGTTCTTCCAGCGCACCGTGATCCACCTGCCCGGCCTCGCCGCCGCCCGTGTCGCGCTCGAGGCCGACCTCGCGCAGGTCGGCGAGCGGTTCGGTATGGAGTGGTCCCTGCACGACACCGCACGGCGGAAGCGCGTTGCGATCTTCGTGTCGAAGTACGACCACTGCCTGATGGAGCTGCTGTGGCGCACGCAGCGCGGCCAGCTCGACATCGACATCACCATGGTCGTGTCCAACCACCCCGACCTCGCCGAGTCGGTGCGGTCTTTCGGCGTGCCGTTCGTGCACATCCCCTCGGGCGACAAGCAGGCGATGGAGCAGCGTCAGCTCGAACTGCTGCGCGGGAACGTCGACCTCGTGGTGCTCGCGCGCTACATGCAGATCCTCACCGACGGCTTCATCGAGGGGCTCGGCGCGCCGGTCATCAACATCCACCACTCGTTCCTGCCCGCATTCATCGGCGCGAACCCCTACGCCCGTGCGAAGGACCGCGGCGTCAAGCTGATCGGGGCGACCGCGCACTATGCGACGGCCGACCTCGACGAGGGTCCGATCATCGAGCAGGACGTGACCCGCGTCACGCACTCCGAGTCGGCGGCCGACCTGCAGAGCCGCGGCGCCGACGTCGAGCGCCTGGTGCTCGCGCGGGCCGTGCAGTGGCATGCCGAGGACCGCGTGATCGTGCACGGGCGCTCCACCGTCATCCTCTAG